The nucleotide window CGAATTGGAAAAGGACTGTAGCCACCGCTTCAGCGCTAATAGCTTCAAACTCTTCCGCTTACCCATGCCCTCACCCGGCACTGTCTTAGGGTTGCTGGGGCAGAACGGCATCGGCAAGAGCACTTCGCTTAAAGTTCTCTCTGGCGAAATTAAGCCCAACCTTGGCAAGTTCGATGAGCCGCCTGAATGGAATGAAATCATCCAGTTTTATCGTGGTTCCAGTCTTCAAGAGTACTTCCAGAAGCTAAGCCAAAAGAGCCTCAAAGTCAGCAGTAAACCCCAATATGTTGATAAAATCCCCAAAGTCATAACAGGCAAAGTCGGCGACCTCCTAGAGAAGGTAGATGAGCGAAAGCAGCTTGATGCAATCGCTGAGGAGTTTGAACTCAAAAAAATCTGGGACAGACCTCTGGATATTTTGAGTGGCGGTGAACTGCAACGGGTCGCAGTTGCCGCGGCATTGAGCCGTGAAGCTGACGTGTACCTCATTGACGAGCCATCTAGCTACTTGGACGTTAAACAGCGCCTTGTGGTTGCCCGTGCCATCCGTAACCTCAAAGAACAGCAGAAAACCATAATTGTCGCAGAACACGACTTAGCCATAATCGATTATTTATCTGACCAAATCTGCGTTTACTATGGTGAACCAGGCGTCTACGGTGTTGTCTCTCACGTTCACGGCGTGCGCACAGGCATTAACATTTACCTGCAAGGTTACATTCAAGACGAAAACATAATGTTCCGAAGAGAATCCATCGTTTTCCACGAGAAACCGCCGACCGCAGGCGCTTTGGTGGGCGAGACCTTGCTTGAATGGGGTAGAATGGAGAAAACTTTTGAGGGTTTTAAACTTTTCATCGAACCAGGAGAAATTAGGCAAAGCGAAATCATCGGAATCTTGGGAGCCAATGGAATTGGTAAAACAACTTTTGTTAAAATTCTCGCTGGTTTGGAGCAAACGGATGATAAACGTCAACTCAGCAAGTTAACGGTCAGCTACAAACCTCAGCGTATATCCCCTGATTATGAGGGGACAGTTCAAGAATTGCTTATGAGCGTAGCTAAAGAAAACTTTACGTCCAGTTGGTACAAGACCGAAATAGCGCAACCGCTACGACTTCAGGCGTTAATGGACCGAAACATCATGGAACTTAGCGGTGGAGAACTGCAAAAAGTCGCCATAGCCGCGTGCCTCAGTCGTAAAGCTGACTTGTTTTTGCTTGACGAACCCAGCGCGTACCTGGATGTTGAGGAACGCTTGAACATGGCAAAAACCCTGCGCCGAGTTGTCGAAGCACATGGCATACCCGCTTTCGTGGTTGAACATGATGTGGTAACTCAAGACTTCATCGCTGACCGCCTCATGGTCTTCAACGGAGAACCAGGAGCCACTGGTATAGCGCATCCGCCCACTAGCCTAAGAGAAGGCATGAACACGTTCCTAAAAGAAATGAACATTACTTTCCGCCGCGACTCAGTTACCTTCCGTCCCCGCGTAAACAAGGAAGGCTCGCAGATGGATACGTTCCAGAAGGACATCGGCGAATACTACTATGCTAAAACCACAAAACCAGAAAAGCAACAACCAGCCAAAAAGTAGGCTTTATTAGAAATAATTATCTTGGCAGAGTTTTAAATACTAAATCATTGAAACAGTTGAAACAAGGGACTGCTGAGTGAAAAGGAAAATTACCATAAAGTTAATTTTCGCTGGGGCACAAAGCATTCTGGCGTTTGGCACATTAGTATTAGCTCTACTTATACACTTTAATGTTTTAACCGCTACAATGCTTAACATACCTGACGGGACTCAAAGCTTGTATGCCCTTTGGCTTGCGCTATTTAGCGTTATCCTGCTGATAAGCGGGATTTTTCTTATCTACGAATGGTGGGAAGCAGATTGAACAAAAACCACAGTAAAACCAAAACCTTGAGACTGTTTGACATAGTTATGGCTGGGCTTAGCGGAGCAATAGGCTTCGAAATCTTTGTGCTTCTCGACTATGCCTACTTTCGCCTAGCTGGACCTGACATGCTTATTGCCTTGGCGTTAGGCGGAGTCATCAATTTATTGCTGATGCTTAGTTACTGTGAACTTGCATCAGCGATGCCTAAAGTCGGCGGCGAGTACGTTTACATTAAAACAGCCTTCGGAGGATACACTAGTTTTATTTTCGGATGTTTCCGTTGGCTCGCTATAATCTTTGCCGCTTCCTTGGCATCCATCGCGTTTGCCCTGCAATTTTCATACCTGTTCTCAGCGATATCACCTGAAATCCAAGCTGCAATACTGAATTACACTTGGATAATTGCAATTCTTCTCGTTGCCGTTATGGGTTTTTTGGAGATCAAAGGCGTAAGAAAAATGGGAAGCATAATCGTTATAGCTGTGCTCTTGTTGTTCGCGGGTTTGATAATCGGCGGTTTATTCGGTGGCGTAGGTCCCTCTGATCTTTCCACAGCCCCTCTGCCCAGTGGCGTCTCAGGGATATTTGCGGCTACAGTCTACGTTTTTCCAATGTTTATTGGAACAAAAGCCATCATTGCTGCCTCTGCTGAATCTAAGAAACCAGAAAAAGACATTCCCCGCGGAATTATTATTACAGCGTTGATTTTGATACCTATTTACTTGCTGTTGGCGTTTGTG belongs to Candidatus Bathyarchaeota archaeon and includes:
- a CDS encoding ribosome biogenesis/translation initiation ATPase RLI; translation: MTRIAVLDADKCKVKKCNHLCVSFCPMVRSRVEAIRVEGNKAVISETLCSGCGICVKKCPFKAISIVNLPDELEKDCSHRFSANSFKLFRLPMPSPGTVLGLLGQNGIGKSTSLKVLSGEIKPNLGKFDEPPEWNEIIQFYRGSSLQEYFQKLSQKSLKVSSKPQYVDKIPKVITGKVGDLLEKVDERKQLDAIAEEFELKKIWDRPLDILSGGELQRVAVAAALSREADVYLIDEPSSYLDVKQRLVVARAIRNLKEQQKTIIVAEHDLAIIDYLSDQICVYYGEPGVYGVVSHVHGVRTGINIYLQGYIQDENIMFRRESIVFHEKPPTAGALVGETLLEWGRMEKTFEGFKLFIEPGEIRQSEIIGILGANGIGKTTFVKILAGLEQTDDKRQLSKLTVSYKPQRISPDYEGTVQELLMSVAKENFTSSWYKTEIAQPLRLQALMDRNIMELSGGELQKVAIAACLSRKADLFLLDEPSAYLDVEERLNMAKTLRRVVEAHGIPAFVVEHDVVTQDFIADRLMVFNGEPGATGIAHPPTSLREGMNTFLKEMNITFRRDSVTFRPRVNKEGSQMDTFQKDIGEYYYAKTTKPEKQQPAKK